In a genomic window of Methanosarcina horonobensis HB-1 = JCM 15518:
- a CDS encoding CRISPR-associated endonuclease Cas1 — MLCEKNNLAHDLQEPFRFLVDMAVISLVESGAMETKDFIRTENYNLRLKPTGARKIVNEYFNMLNKKVSYQGKENTWGYVIFLKVRELTHYLTSKKEKLDFVKPEYEIERIDSYDIRQKILSISYVDWKKLGFSKGTLHYMKQNAKSDKPFTLNAHVLERVNKWEALVSSQK; from the coding sequence ATGTTATGTGAAAAAAACAATTTGGCCCATGACCTTCAGGAGCCTTTCAGGTTCCTTGTAGATATGGCAGTTATCAGCCTGGTTGAAAGTGGAGCTATGGAAACTAAAGATTTCATAAGGACTGAGAATTACAATCTCAGGCTAAAACCTACCGGAGCCAGGAAGATTGTTAATGAATATTTCAATATGCTGAATAAAAAAGTAAGCTACCAGGGAAAAGAAAACACATGGGGTTATGTTATCTTTCTTAAGGTAAGAGAATTAACCCATTACCTCACAAGCAAAAAGGAAAAACTGGATTTTGTCAAGCCTGAATATGAAATTGAGAGAATTGACTCTTATGACATAAGGCAAAAAATCCTGAGCATTTCTTATGTTGACTGGAAGAAATTAGGGTTCTCTAAGGGGACTTTGCATTACATGAAGCAGAATGCCAAGTCAGATAAACCATTTACTCTTAATGCTCACGTTTTGGAAAGGGTAAATAAATGGGAGGCTCTGGTTTCAAGTCAAAAGTAA
- a CDS encoding NADH:flavin oxidoreductase, with protein sequence MTKITDELVIRGNHIKNRIVMAPMVTFSFHGDNGSYYGKQHIEHYTKRAKGGAGLIIVQATSVFGAVDFTGMWSTGDIAALKQIASNCHEYGAKIIMQLHCGNMDINELSAEEIHSMQMNMKQAAIRACEIGFDGVEYHFAHGFTLCKFIDASYNRRTDQYGGDALNRARVLTQILPEIRNNTHKNFIVGVRMGEYLPESRDGIEAARAFEKAGVDLLHISFGMQPPTNPVPEGFICSPITYSGCKIKREVNIPVIAVNEIRTEEQVRFLIENDYVDFAAIGRGMLADPEFANHVINSEPVNMCSGCKRCFWFSDHNLCPAGIDE encoded by the coding sequence ATGACCAAGATAACAGACGAATTGGTGATTCGTGGGAATCACATTAAGAACAGAATTGTAATGGCCCCTATGGTCACTTTTTCCTTTCATGGGGATAACGGATCTTATTATGGTAAGCAGCACATTGAGCATTATACGAAGCGTGCGAAAGGTGGTGCTGGTCTTATCATTGTGCAGGCTACCAGCGTTTTTGGGGCTGTGGATTTCACAGGCATGTGGTCAACAGGTGATATTGCAGCTTTAAAGCAAATTGCGAGCAACTGCCATGAATACGGTGCAAAGATAATTATGCAGCTTCATTGCGGCAATATGGATATTAACGAGTTGTCAGCCGAAGAAATTCATTCAATGCAGATGAATATGAAACAGGCAGCCATTCGTGCCTGTGAAATAGGTTTTGACGGCGTTGAATATCACTTCGCTCATGGGTTTACCCTATGCAAGTTTATTGATGCTTCTTATAATCGCCGAACAGACCAGTATGGCGGTGATGCTCTAAACAGAGCAAGAGTTTTAACACAAATTCTACCGGAGATCCGGAACAATACTCATAAAAATTTCATTGTTGGCGTGCGCATGGGTGAGTATCTGCCGGAAAGCAGAGACGGCATTGAAGCAGCCAGAGCCTTTGAAAAAGCCGGTGTTGATTTACTTCACATTTCATTTGGTATGCAGCCCCCGACAAATCCGGTTCCTGAAGGTTTCATATGCAGTCCCATAACCTATAGCGGATGCAAGATCAAAAGAGAAGTAAATATTCCCGTTATTGCAGTCAATGAAATCCGTACGGAAGAACAGGTTCGATTCTTAATTGAAAATGATTATGTAGATTTTGCTGCTATTGGCAGGGGAATGTTAGCTGACCCTGAGTTTGCCAACCATGTGATAAACAGCGAGCCTGTAAACATGTGCTCCGGATGTAAGAGATGTTTCTGGTTTAGTGACCATAATTTATGCCCGGCAGGAATTGACGAATGA
- a CDS encoding threonyl-tRNA synthetase editing domain-containing protein: MPDLYIHVGSVETCGTEKSTKNSLVIFINVEEEDEDQKDKVVKKAVNNISWLKNR; this comes from the coding sequence ATTCCCGATTTATATATCCATGTAGGTTCCGTTGAAACCTGTGGCACGGAAAAATCCACAAAGAACTCACTGGTCATTTTTATAAATGTTGAGGAGGAAGACGAGGATCAGAAGGACAAAGTTGTTAAAAAGGCTGTAAATAACATCAGCTGGCTAAAAAACAGGTAG
- a CDS encoding CDGSH iron-sulfur domain-containing protein: MANEAEKKSKTSENSMKITVSRNGPYIVTGRVPLIVSEIHSDEEGYCINWQEIKRYPLKEKYALCRCGHSGNKPFCDGTHTKIHFDGTEKGDYESFSEGAIVVSGPVLTLKDNKHLCVHAEFCLRAGGIWKLIKRSDYPEARDIAIEEAYNCPSGRLVIIDSTTGEKIEPEFEKSIVVVEYPSRNEQGPLWVRGGIPVESADGRKYEIRNRVTLCRCGKSENKPFCDGSHFER, encoded by the coding sequence ATGGCAAATGAAGCTGAAAAAAAATCAAAAACTTCGGAAAACTCTATGAAAATCACTGTAAGCAGGAATGGTCCGTATATCGTGACCGGTAGGGTCCCACTCATTGTCTCGGAGATTCACAGTGATGAGGAAGGTTACTGCATAAACTGGCAGGAAATCAAAAGATACCCCTTGAAGGAAAAGTATGCCCTATGCCGTTGCGGTCATTCCGGGAACAAACCTTTCTGTGATGGGACTCATACGAAGATTCACTTTGACGGAACCGAAAAAGGAGACTATGAATCTTTTAGTGAAGGCGCGATCGTTGTTTCTGGTCCTGTGCTGACTTTAAAAGATAATAAACACCTTTGTGTCCACGCCGAGTTTTGCTTAAGAGCAGGCGGAATATGGAAGCTTATAAAGCGATCCGATTATCCTGAGGCAAGGGATATAGCTATTGAGGAGGCATACAACTGCCCTTCCGGAAGGCTGGTAATCATAGATAGTACTACCGGAGAGAAGATTGAGCCCGAATTTGAAAAGTCTATAGTTGTTGTTGAATATCCATCTCGAAATGAACAGGGACCACTCTGGGTACGAGGTGGAATCCCTGTAGAATCCGCAGATGGTAGAAAGTACGAAATCAGGAACCGTGTAACTCTTTGTAGGTGCGGAAAATCGGAGAACAAGCCTTTCTGTGACGGTAGCCATTTTGAAAGATAA
- a CDS encoding IS5/IS1182 family transposase, which produces MKLSVLVDLQGLPLSIIVVPANENDSTLYIPTLKNFKIKRPVGRPVNRPSKVTADGMYDTAKIRKYNRKRGIKSNIPVNKRNRKKKKIGRPIKVDQKEYKMKSIVERFFSWIESCKKVFPRYEIKEESYLGVVMVAAVIRLNEVLG; this is translated from the coding sequence ATAAAATTAAGCGTTTTAGTAGACTTACAGGGTCTACCTCTCTCTATAATTGTTGTTCCCGCAAATGAGAATGATTCAACACTTTATATACCTACACTTAAAAATTTCAAGATAAAAAGACCTGTAGGAAGGCCTGTTAACAGGCCTTCAAAAGTAACAGCTGATGGAATGTATGATACAGCTAAAATTAGAAAATATAACAGAAAAAGAGGAATAAAGTCCAATATACCAGTAAATAAAAGAAATAGGAAGAAAAAGAAGATAGGAAGACCAATAAAGGTAGATCAGAAAGAATACAAAATGAAAAGTATAGTAGAAAGGTTCTTTAGCTGGATAGAGTCATGTAAGAAAGTATTTCCAAGATATGAAATAAAAGAGGAATCATATCTAGGAGTCGTAATGGTAGCAGCAGTAATTAGATTAAATGAAGTTTTGGGATAG
- a CDS encoding transposase has protein sequence MSFHEIDDVLWESIEPYLPPQKPHTGRPRANMRKLMNGILYVVMTGCTWKDVPRRYGSKSTVHRFHLYLCEHGIYQEIFNELLNKGYDLKKIDLSHCFTDTKDIPTKKGGISATTVIKK, from the coding sequence ATGTCATTCCATGAAATCGATGACGTTCTATGGGAATCAATAGAGCCTTATCTTCCTCCTCAGAAACCACATACAGGAAGACCACGTGCAAATATGAGGAAGTTAATGAATGGTATTTTGTACGTTGTTATGACAGGTTGTACATGGAAAGATGTTCCTCGCCGCTATGGTTCTAAATCAACCGTTCATAGATTCCACCTCTACCTCTGTGAACATGGAATTTATCAGGAAATCTTTAATGAACTTTTAAACAAAGGTTATGATTTGAAGAAAATAGATCTCTCTCATTGTTTTACTGATACAAAGGATATTCCGACTAAAAAAGGGGGAATATCGGCTACGACGGTCATAAAAAAGTAA